AAAGCGGTTTAAAACCGCTTTTTTTATTTTTTATAAACATATGTATAAAACCACATGATGGTGAATGACGGAATAATATCTATTCCGGGCATAATTTCTTCAATAAACGTAACAATAGATGCTGCTTTACCAGCCTTACTTGGGTACATTACGTTCATAAAATACATGGCCAAAGGCGCCCAAAAAACATCAATACCTTCACCAAGACCCGGAATTAAATAACTTGCATTCCCTAGTAAATCAAACACAACTCCGAGTATTAAATTTCGAATGCGATGTTTGGGTTTGGGTTTTATTTCAAGTAAATCTTTATTTTTCATACCGTATAAAATTGCTACAAAGCTTTAAATTTGGAACAACAACCTTGCCATAAATTAAAAAAAAAAGGCATTCAGGCCGTTTAGTACTTGTAAAAAATCAAATTTAAAATATAAAAAATATAGATTTGAGGTTTGATTTAGACTGAAAATCTTTGTTACTTTGTTTAAATACCATTTCCATGATTTTAGCTCAAAACATTCATAAATATTACGATAACTTTCACGTTTTAAAAGGCGTAAACTTAGAAATTAAGCCCGGAGAAATTGTTTCTATCGTAGGTGCATCAGGTGCCGGAAAAACAACTTTGTTACAAATTTTAGGCACATTAGATCAGCCTAAAAAAGACGGAAACAGCAGTTTGATTATTGATGGCATTGATGTGTTACAATTGAATGATAAAAAGCTTTCGCAATTTAGAAATCAGAAGTTAGGATTTATTTTCCAGTTTCATCAATTATTACCCGAATTTACAGCTTTAGAAAACGTTTGTATTCCGGCTTTTATACAAGGTAAAACACCTAAAGAAATGGAAGAAAAAGCCAAAAGCCTTTTAACTCGTTTGGGGCTTTCACATCGTTTTAATCACAAACCTGCTGAACTTTCGGGCGGAGAACAACAACGCGTTGCGGTAGCTCGTGCTTTAATTAATGATCCGGCGGTAATTTTAGCCGACGAACCTTCGGGAAACTTAGATACGCAATCAGCCGAAAATTTACATAATTTGTTTTTTGAACTTCGTGATGAATTTGGTCAAACCTTTGTTATTGTTACCCACAACGAGGATTTTGCAAACATGGCAGACCGAAAGCTAGTTATGATAGATGGCGATATTCGACATGAAAAAATAAATGAAAAATAAAAAAAATCCCCAAACTTAAGTTTGGGGATTTTTTTTAAACTTTTATAAACGAATATAAAAAAGATGCCAAAAGCAATTATAAATAAAAAGATACTATTAATAAACAACAATACGCTGCCTTTTATACCGGTTACCCAAATGGATTGTTTATACACTTTTTGAAGGGCTATGTAAAAATAAATTACGGTGTATAAAATGATTAATAGGTTTAGTAATTGAATTACAAAAACAACAATTTCTGCATCTACAGGAATAAAACTTAACGCAGTATTACTAATTGACATTACAGCATAGGCTAATAAAAACATAGAGAAATAATGCAACGTAAAAATACCATGATCTGTAAATCGTCAGCAAAAAGTGGACACATAAAATAGAAAAGTTAAGATAGTGTTTAAACGAAAAACATTACTTTTAATTATGGCTACATCTAAAAAGAAAACTCCAGAAAAGTTTGTAAAAGATATTCGCAACAACACGCGTCGAATCTTTACAGCAGAACAAAAGATTTTAATCGTTATGGAAGCCTTGCGAGCCGAAATCTCTGTATCAGAGTTATGTCGAAAGTATAGCATCTCTCAATCTCAATTCTATAAATGGAATAAAGAGTTTTTAGAAGCAGGTAAAAAAAGGTTATCTGGCGATATTACACGTGAAGCAACTAGTGATGAAGTTTCTGATTTGCGTAAAGAAAACCTGCGTTTAAAAGAAATTATAGCTGACTTAGTGGTTCGTTATGATATTGTAAAAAAAACCTCGGATTCGTTGGATTAAAAAATAAATTCGGGAGATACATGCGATTAACAGCTAGTGAAAAATATGAAATAATCCAAATAGTTACTCGCTCAGAAATTGGCGTAAAGCGGACCCTACAAGAGTTTGGTATTGCCAGAAGTACCTTTTACAAATGGTATGCGAGTTACCTGGAAAATGGATTTAAAGGACTTGAACCCAAGCATCAGACCGTATATCGAAAATGGAACAGTATTCCTGAATCACAAAAAGATGTACTAGTTGAGCTAGCCTTGGATTATCCAGAGTTATCCGCTAGAGAATTAGCTTTTAAAATGACCGATGAGTTGGGCGTCTACATTTCAGAATCGAGTGTTTATCGCATTTTAAGACAAAGAGATTTGTTACCAGCCCCTAGTCATATTTTAATTGAAGCCGCGAATGAGTTTAAAGATAAAACTAATTTTGTTCATCAAATGTGGCAGACTGACTTTACTTATTTTAAGATAATTGGTTGGGGATGGTATTATTTAAGTACAATTTTAGACGATTACAGCCGCTATATCATTCATTGGGAGTTATGCAGCTCAATGAAGGCTGAAGATGTAAAAAGAACCGTCAAAACGGCTATTGAAAAGGCAAAGTTAAAAACCAAACAAAAGCCTAAGTTGCTTTCTGACAATGGACCGTGCTACGTATCAAATGAACTGAGTGATTACTTAAAAAACACGCAGAAAATGAAACATATTCGAGGTAAACCACTACACCCACAAACGCAGGGAAAGATTGAAAGATACCACAGAACAATGAAAAACGTTATGAAATTAGATCATTATTACCATCCTGAAGAATTAATACAAGCATTAGAAAAGTTCGTAGAAAATTATAACAACAGTAGGTATCATGAGGCTATAAATAATTTAACACCTGCAGATGTGTACTTTGGTAGATCAGACCAAATTTTAAAACAAAGAGAAATAATTAAAAATCAAACTTTTGCAAAAAGAAAACAACTGTATTTTAAAGAAAAAATAATACATTTATAAAACAAAAACGCTCTCTTAATTTTTTTAAACAAAGTGTCTCAATTCTTTTGACAACATACAATGTTAAATATCGATGATGTAGAAACAAGTTATGAAATTAATTTTTATGAAGACTCATTCGAACTTATTAAACCTTTATCAAGAGAAGAAGCACCAGACTATAACTTAAATGCTGTTAAATTAAAATATACATATAAGAAAACTAATAAATATTAATATCTCATGTATTCAAAGTCACTTTTATTTATTTTGATGCTAACATTTATGAAAATTCCATTATAGCTAAAATCCACATATTCAGGTTAATACACACACAGAAGTGCAAAATTGTACTTCTGTGTGTATTAACCTATTGATCGGCAAAAAGTGGATACTCATAATAGTTTGTCGTACTTCATCACTTCGTAGACCTTAAATACAACTATTTTAGTTTTGATTTTAGTATTTCATAAGGTGTTTTTCCTTTAAATGAACCATGTGGTCTGTTGAAATTATAAAAATTTTCCCATTGTTCTAATTTTTGATTTAGATCGACATCATCAGTATAGCTTAAAAGTTGATAAAACTCTTTTTTATCAGTCAAATGAGATCGTTCAACTTTCCCATTTAACTGAGGTGTACCTACCTTTATAAATCGGTGTCTCATACCTAAATCTTGAACATGCCAATGAAATTTTGATTGAAATTCATGTCCATTATCTGTTTGAATTGTATTAATTCTAAATGGAAATTTTTCTACAACATAATTTATGAAATCAATTGAGCTTAGTTGGTTATGTTTTTCATAGATTTTAAGCGCTCTAATTCGTGTAGCATCATCAATCGCTGTATATTGGAAGCGCTTGATTTTTTGACCATTTGCATCTTTAAAAATTAGAAATTTAACATCAACCTGTACATGATGACCAGGTGTTTCTTTTTCGTATCTAATATTATGCATGGCTCTTCTAGTTACTTTTCTGTCTAACCGACCAATATTATGACGCTTTAGAATACGATAAACACTTGATTCTGATATTAAAATGTCATGATAACGTTCTAAATACCATTTAATTCGCCAAGTCCCTAATTTATGTTCTTTTCGAAGTTCTAATACTTTATTTACAATTTCTTGCTTGATTTGATTGGGAAATGTACGAGGGCTTGGCTTCTTTCTAAGTAAACCTTCTTCTCCATGTTCATCATATGCTTTTTTCCATTTATAAAATGTACTCTTTTTAACGCCAAAAAAATTTATAAAAACATTTATAACATTTTTATTTTGAGTATATAAATTTGTTTTCAAAACAAAACGTCCGTTATTTCAGTTGTTTTTTGTACTTTTGAAGTAAATAACAGACATTTATGAGAAGGCAAATTATTTTACCTCGACACAAAAATACATTGGCACAAATGGGTGAGCAAATTAAGTTGGCTCGTAAACGTAGAAAATTAACAGCTGTGCAAGTAGCAGAAAGAGCAGATATTGCTCGATCTACATTAAGTTTAGTAGAAAAAGGTGACCCTAGTGTAGCTATGGGAGCATACTTTAATGTTCTACGTGTTTTAGGGTTACAAGAGGACTTTCTTAAGTTAGCAGGTGATGATACCTTCGGACGTAAATTGCAAGATTTAGAATTATTGTAAAATGGCTGCACAAAAAATTGATTTATATGTATATGCAGATTGGAAAGGCATAGACGGACCTTTATTAATGGGTATTCTATCTGCTCATCAAGCAAAAGGTCGTAAAGCATTTAGCTTTATATACGATAAGCAATGGTTACAATCAGGCCATGTTGATCAACTAGATCCGGATTTACAATTATATACTGGACCACAATTTGCAAATAATAAAGAAAACTTTGGTGTTTTCTTAGACAGTATGCCTGATACTTGGGGCCGTACACTAATGAAAAGGCGCGAGGCACAACTCGCTATATTAAATAAGGAGAAAGCCAAGAATTTATATGACATTGACTTCTTATTAGGGGTGTATGATGAAACTCGAATGGGTGCTATACGGTTTAAATTAGATCCTAATGGGCCTTTTTTAGATAATGATATGCAAAAAGCAACCCCACCTTGGTCAACAGTACGAGAATTACAACAAGCGGTAGTTCACTATGAAAATGAAACCGATAGTGAAGCCATTTCTAAATGGTTACAGTTACTTATAGCACCAGGATCATCCTTAGGTGGAGCTCGCCCTAAAGCCAATATTTTAGACGAATACAAACATCCTTGGATTGCTAAATTTCCTTCTAAAAATGATACGATAGATAAAGCTGCATGGGAATACTTAGCATATCTATTAGCTATAAAAGCAGGAATTACAATGGCAGAGTGCAAAATAGAAAAAGATTAATGGTAGGTTTCATACTTTTTTTACCAAACGTTTTGATCGAGATGGACTTGAACGCATCCATTTTGCTTCAGCAATGACAATGACGGGTAATAGTGAAGAGCTTTTAAAAAACCAACCGGCTAGTTATTTAGATTTAGCGGAGTTTATCCAAAATAATGGAACGCATATAAAAGAGAACTTAGCGCAATTATGGCGTAGAATAATATTTAATATTGCCATTTCAAATACAGATGATCACTTACGAAATCACGGCTTTATTCTCACTAATGAAGGTTGGATTTTATCACCAGCATATGATTTAAATCCCTCCATAGATAAAAGCGGTTTAGCTATTAACATAGATATGGATAATAATGATTTAGATTTTGAATTAGCAAAAAGTGTTGGAGAATATTTTAGGCTAACAACTAAAGAAATGGATCTGATTATAGAAGAAGTAAAAAATGTTGTGAAAAACTGGGAAATTGTAGCTAAAAAAATTGGAATATCACGAGCTGAGCAGGAATTGATGGCTAGTGCTTTTAAGTATTAAGATTAATTTTAAATTTTAAAATCAATACAATTCTTATCTTTCCAGATATACGTCATGAGCCGATTAAATAAAATAATCGGCTCATTTAACTTTGTAGAACAAAATAAACTTGAGTTACTAAAAATAAGGGTACACCAATATTATACTGTGCTTTTAGATATACTTGAAATTAAATTTATGTTTTTCGTTTAAACAAATTGAAACACTTTCTTGTATAAAATATGATGATGCTTGGCTTATAATTTCATACATTTTTCAAAACAAAAAATAACTCTTATCGGGTATAGAAATAAGCTTTTCAAATATTTTATACCCAATGTGGTATAAAATGTTTTTATTTATTATATTTATACCTGAAAAGGTATATATATGGATTCAATAAGATTATTTGTAAAACAAAAGCGCAAAGAATTAAAACTAACTCAAGAAGAGTTGGCTTTAAATGCTGGAGTCGGATTACGTTTTGTACGTGAATTAGAACAAGGGAAAACTACACTCCGTTTAGATAAAGTAAATGATGTATTATCCTTATTTGGAAAAGAAGTTGGAGTAATAAATAAAATAGAGAATAATGGCACGTCAAGCTAAAATATTTTATCAAGATCTTTTGGCTGGTTACTTAACTGAAAATGACCAAGGATATTTATTTCAATATGATATGGAATATCTTGAAAATAAAAATTCAAAACCAATAAGCTTAACCATACCTCTATCGAAAAAAAGCTACCAAAGCAATATTCTTTTTCCTTTTTTTGATGGTTTAATTCCAGAAGGTTGGTTATTAGAAATTGGGGAAAAACATTGGAAATTAAATCCACGAGATCGTTTCGAGTTATTAATCAATTTATGCAGAGATACGATAGGTGCTGTTTCTGTATATCCAATAGAAGACGAAAATTATGAATAACTGCTTGTTCTGTTATAAACCGGTCGAAATTGATGAATACCATTCTAGTTGTTCAAAGAAGTTCTTTGGAACAACACAAGTTCCTTTTCTAGAATTAGATCAAGAGAAATTAAATAAGCTAGCACAAATAACAGTGAATGAAAGATTAGCTTTAACAGGAGTTCAACCAAAAATATCATTAAGCTTAAGCGGTGAGAAAGGCAATAAACGTTTAACTTTGGTTGGGCTTTGGGGAGATTACATATTAAAACCTCAATCTAAAGAATTTGCTTTTATGCCAGAGGTAGAGGATTTGACCATGCATTTAGCTAAAACATTTAAAATAGTAACTGCTCAACATGCTTTAATTAGAACTTCAACTAACGAGCTTGCTTATATAACTAAACGCTTTGATCGAATAAAAGGCACTAAAATTCATGTCGAAGATTTATGTCAACTATCGCAACTATTAACAGAGCAAAAATATAAAAGTTCTTACGAACGTGTAGGTAAAATAATCAGGCATTATGCAACAAACTCAGGTTTAGATAGTATTAATTACTTTAGATTGGTTTTATTTTGCTTTCTTACAGGTAATAACGACATGCATCTAAAGAATTTTTCTTTGATTCATTCAGAAAACGGAATATTACTTTCACCAGCTTATGATCTATTAAATGTAAATTTATTATATCCAAAAGATGATGAAGAACTAGCACTAACATTAAACGGTCGAAAAAGTAGAATTAAACGTGCTGACTTTGATAAATTAGCAGATAACATAGGAATATCTGAAATTGTCCGAAACAATATTTACAAAGACTTTTCTAAGCAAGCCAATAAAGTTGAAGATTTAATTAACAGGAGTTTTTTAAACAATACTTACAAACAAGAGTATTTTAAAATATTTAAATCCAAGCTAGAGCAAATAAACTTATAAATCAAATCTTGAAAAGATATAAAAATGTACTAAATATGATTTAATTTTCTTCGTTTTATCTATCAATAACCATAACAAACAAAATTATTAATGGCACTGTTTCTTATTAATTTTTCTATAATTTGATTTTAAAAGTGTTGTAAAAAACCTCATACACATACCTCCTACCCCAAATAAACACTCAGGTTTAAAATGTTGAATCAGAAAGTAACCAACTAAAGCAAAACAAACTTGAGTTAATACAAATAACGTTAAGCACTATATTAAATTTACTATTTTATACGTATATTTTTTACAACTTACTTACAGATAAGAATAAAGTAATATATTTATAATATCCTGTATTTATTTAAAAAAAGAGCTATAAATTTATAGCTCTTTTTTTAAATATTATTAATGATGAAAAGTTGCTGAATCATCGGCATCTGAAGATGATGTAACTGGATGTTTTTTAAAGAATTCTATACAGCGTTTTAAATCTTCAATCATCAAAGTTGCCATATCATGACTAAAACCATAACGTACTAAAACACG
This genomic window from Flavobacterium agricola contains:
- a CDS encoding ABC transporter ATP-binding protein → MILAQNIHKYYDNFHVLKGVNLEIKPGEIVSIVGASGAGKTTLLQILGTLDQPKKDGNSSLIIDGIDVLQLNDKKLSQFRNQKLGFIFQFHQLLPEFTALENVCIPAFIQGKTPKEMEEKAKSLLTRLGLSHRFNHKPAELSGGEQQRVAVARALINDPAVILADEPSGNLDTQSAENLHNLFFELRDEFGQTFVIVTHNEDFANMADRKLVMIDGDIRHEKINEK
- a CDS encoding helix-turn-helix domain-containing protein gives rise to the protein MRRQIILPRHKNTLAQMGEQIKLARKRRKLTAVQVAERADIARSTLSLVEKGDPSVAMGAYFNVLRVLGLQEDFLKLAGDDTFGRKLQDLELL
- a CDS encoding type II toxin-antitoxin system HipA family toxin — protein: MAAQKIDLYVYADWKGIDGPLLMGILSAHQAKGRKAFSFIYDKQWLQSGHVDQLDPDLQLYTGPQFANNKENFGVFLDSMPDTWGRTLMKRREAQLAILNKEKAKNLYDIDFLLGVYDETRMGAIRFKLDPNGPFLDNDMQKATPPWSTVRELQQAVVHYENETDSEAISKWLQLLIAPGSSLGGARPKANILDEYKHPWIAKFPSKNDTIDKAAWEYLAYLLAIKAGITMAECKIEKD
- a CDS encoding type II toxin-antitoxin system HipA family toxin, with the translated sequence MTMTGNSEELLKNQPASYLDLAEFIQNNGTHIKENLAQLWRRIIFNIAISNTDDHLRNHGFILTNEGWILSPAYDLNPSIDKSGLAINIDMDNNDLDFELAKSVGEYFRLTTKEMDLIIEEVKNVVKNWEIVAKKIGISRAEQELMASAFKY
- a CDS encoding helix-turn-helix transcriptional regulator; translation: MDSIRLFVKQKRKELKLTQEELALNAGVGLRFVRELEQGKTTLRLDKVNDVLSLFGKEVGVINKIENNGTSS
- a CDS encoding HipA N-terminal domain-containing protein; translated protein: MARQAKIFYQDLLAGYLTENDQGYLFQYDMEYLENKNSKPISLTIPLSKKSYQSNILFPFFDGLIPEGWLLEIGEKHWKLNPRDRFELLINLCRDTIGAVSVYPIEDENYE
- a CDS encoding HipA domain-containing protein; this encodes MNNCLFCYKPVEIDEYHSSCSKKFFGTTQVPFLELDQEKLNKLAQITVNERLALTGVQPKISLSLSGEKGNKRLTLVGLWGDYILKPQSKEFAFMPEVEDLTMHLAKTFKIVTAQHALIRTSTNELAYITKRFDRIKGTKIHVEDLCQLSQLLTEQKYKSSYERVGKIIRHYATNSGLDSINYFRLVLFCFLTGNNDMHLKNFSLIHSENGILLSPAYDLLNVNLLYPKDDEELALTLNGRKSRIKRADFDKLADNIGISEIVRNNIYKDFSKQANKVEDLINRSFLNNTYKQEYFKIFKSKLEQINL